TACTTGAAATCTGTGAGGTACTATTCTATCCACATATCATCAATTCTTGTAATCCACCATCAATTTGTTCAACTTCTTGTTACCAATTCTTTGCTCAAAGATCCCCAAATCTTCATAGCTGTTAAACACAAGAAAGAGTTAAGAGTTGAGTGTAAGCAACAGTGTACTAGTGGAGGAAGCATCAAATTATCTTAATGATTCTGCACTGCATTCAAGTTCATTGCATTTAGTCATGCTActaaagataaaagtatatccaTGACACCGCTACTAACCTTGTAGCAGCTGATAAAGTTGTTGTCCCCGATAACGGAGTTAATATTTTCGCAAACTCAACGGCATCATCAGGTCGATTAACCACGTGATTAAAGCATAAGTATCGTCCGTAAGACGAAATATCTTCGAATACACAGATATGAGCATCCACTAAGAATTTCAGGTCTACTGTTACTAATACACCATCTTTGTACATCTCAGCTGCGCCTTTTAGATATGAAGCATTCATTGAAATTTCTGGTCCTACTAATAATCCTGCATTGATGCTCACCATGTTTACTCCTCTGTCCACTGCCAATGCCCAGGCTGTTTTCTCTGCTAATGTCTTTGATAGTCCATGCCATAACTGTAACAACAATTTAACCATGGGGCAGAAACATTACTATCATTCCAAATAAGTCGAGAGGTAATTAAATAGAACATTTAAATTAATTTATACCTTGAATTTCTTGCAGAAATTGACATCACTCCAATTCCTTTCGGAGAGTTCGTCGGCCGTGGTGGATTTATGGTCTTCTCTCCAAATAACTGCTGTTACAGATGATGTGAATATAACCTTCTCCATTGTATCTGTCTGGGCACAAGATTCTAATACGTTGTGAGCTGCTCTAACCTCAATTTCAGCCATAAACTCCTGAGGAAGAAGCAAGAAATGAAAATGAAGATCATCAGCAAATTTTGATTATTGAGAAATTAACATCAAATTTGAACTACTTGAAAAGGGTACAGACAGAAAATTAAGTAGTGCATACATCGACGATGGGTTGTTCTTGAGGAGTTTCAAAAGTGTAAAACAAAGCAGAACAATCTTTCAATGCGTTGATAATACTTTCATAATCAAAAGGATCCGTTTCAAATATCTTCAATTTCTTATTGTTTAGACAACTAGCTAGTCCTTTTAATGGCTGCAAATTACCTgtgcccaaaaaaaaaaacatcaacacAATTTAGAAATTTTTCTGAGATGAAACCCAAATTAAGGTGGTTAGCTAGCTAATTACCATAGGTAGAGACGGCAGCATGAACGATGTAATTCCTTTGAAGTAGACTTTCAACCAAGCTTGAACCTAGTCTTCCTGATGCATCCATCACACATACCCTTTTtgagaattcttcttcttcttcataaatTGAAAGTGGTATTTCTGCTGCTGGAgacattttttcttcttgttgttttaggGAGAGCGAGAAAGTGTAAGTTGTttgagaaaaggaaaaaaaaaagtgtttatTTGGAAGAGGTGTGACTGAGTTGGtatattcaaaaggaagagagCATTCAAATTATGCGAGGGAAGTAGAACTGTAGAAGTACTAGTACTAGTACTAGTTGATAGATAGGTGGGAGGTGGTTGTTGCCAAAAGGAGATGAAGACCTCCCAACTACCTAAACACAAAAAATACTACTACTACACACAAAAACTCTCTGCAGCTACTCATCCACGTTGTAGTTGTAATTATTATGAAATGAGTTCCCATTTGAGCTTCTTGGGATTTTGAGGAAGAAATCAAGAAAGAAAGAGTAGTTAATGAACTTCCAactgttttctttttcctttcattGGGCTGTCAACGTGTGTTGTTATGGCGTGTGGTCAATTACTTGTACAGCTCGATCTCTAGAAACTTCCCTAATCTGTCTGTCAAAGTATTTTTGGTTTTTGCAATTTTGAGTAATCGAGAACGTCATGAGTGATGTTTTTTCTCTGGTGAAAATTTCCATATTGATCACTAGTCTAGTTAGTAAGTTTGTGAATTATACGAGCGAATCCGTCCGTATCAATCGAATCCGTACGTATCAACAGTATAATTGAATCCTGATTTAGATTCGTGAATTTTCGGCTCAAAATGAATTATACGCGTATTTACGAATTACTGAATCATACGGTCCGTATAATACTTTGCCACATCATCACtaaattatcattctttattatatttttaacTTTTGAAATTTTACATACACGAATCTGATTCCAATACCACCAACATACATATTATTTGTGGACTGTAATTCATCTATCATATATATAGTTCATGTCACTCTTAAATTATTGTATCTAAGAAGGGATTATATTAAAAGTGACGTTTTAATAGGTTAATATATGCCGAATTTTGTACGCCGAATTCATAtgtctaaaacgaattatacacgtacctTTGTCGTTCCGTATTACTGTCGaatcacgaaccgttgaccggatttttgaccgaatttgaattttataaatccgtataatactcgtacgtattCCGTTCTAAACGTTTCTcgtaccccgaattgctaactaggactCCTGTCATATGTAAATAGGTTCTATATATGGTtctagttttttcttttgaagcatatTTGGTTCTTGTTTCATGTTGAGTTGCTGCAGTTTTGCTATTGAAGAAACTGGTGAACAGGTTATATACTCCTTctatttcagaaaaaatgatatcttcattttactttttattttttttactttggcatattttaggcaagattaaaaagataaaagtaccATTTTTTTCCTAAACAAAGGTAATTATTGATATCCTCCTAAATATTTAATTTTGAAAGGCACATTCATTTTCGACTCCATTATTACCTTCAAACTAATCGGCCACTCTTTGCGAGGTGAATGGTAAAGTCTAACAAGCTCTTTAGGTCGAACGAATGCTGAGCTTGGATCATGTCTAACAATATATCTTTGGGTCTTTTGTACTATCGTAATTAACGTACATCCTAAATCTTTTTATCTTCATCACTAATCTCGGTCTCACAGTGTGTTTGTTACAGTAAGTTGTTGAAAGGTAAAGATGATATAATTCTGCATGTCCTGGTCACAACGATGACTACATCTTTTcctagaatagtatgagagagagctTTCCATTGTACTATGTACTTCTTTTTATAGGTTTTTTTCGAAAATCTATACTCTCATAACATCATGCCGCATGTCATTGAAACCTTCTTATTTACTATTCTTACCATTCCCCTTACTATATAACCTCCAGCTTCTCATTAATTTCCTCACGATCCTTGTTACTTCATGGAAAAACTCTATCGGACTTGGGATTTAGTCCCCAAGTCGCCATTTTCCCAATGTGTTTTCCCTCTCTTTTGGGGGCTCCTAAGCCCTGCCAGAaggtaattattttcatg
Above is a genomic segment from Papaver somniferum cultivar HN1 chromosome 10, ASM357369v1, whole genome shotgun sequence containing:
- the LOC113319706 gene encoding cinnamoyl-CoA reductase-like SNL6 isoform X1 yields the protein MSPAAEIPLSIYEEEEEFSKRVCVMDASGRLGSSLVESLLQRNYIVHAAVSTYGNLQPLKGLASCLNNKKLKIFETDPFDYESIINALKDCSALFYTFETPQEQPIVDEFMAEIEVRAAHNVLESCAQTDTMEKVIFTSSVTAVIWREDHKSTTADELSERNWSDVNFCKKFKLWHGLSKTLAEKTAWALAVDRGVNMVSINAGLLVGPEISMNASYLKGAAEMYKDGVLVTVDLKFLVDAHICVFEDISSYGRYLCFNHVVNRPDDAVEFAKILTPLSGTTTLSAATSYEDLGIFEQRIGNKKLNKLMVDYKN
- the LOC113319706 gene encoding cinnamoyl-CoA reductase-like SNL6 isoform X2 — its product is MSPAAVITPSIIHEEEEFSKRVCVMDASGRLGSSLVESLLQRNYIVHAAVSTYGNLQPLKGLASCLNNKKLKIFETDPFDYESIINALKDCSALFYTFETPQEQPIVDEFMAEIEVRAAHNVLESCAQTDTMEKVIFTSSVTAVIWREDHKSTTADELSERNWSDVNFCKKFKLWHGLSKTLAEKTAWALAVDRGVNMVSINAGLLVGPEISMNASYLKGAAEMYKDGVLVTVDLKFLVDAHICVFEDISSYGRYLCFNHVVNRPDDAVEFAKILTPLSGTTTLSAATSYEDLGIFEQRIGNKKLNKLMVDYKN